A window of Microbacterium luteolum contains these coding sequences:
- a CDS encoding helix-turn-helix transcriptional regulator, with amino-acid sequence MTPSTGSGTPVSDAEDTDALTIGRRIRQLRTARGLTLEDLAAAVDRAPSQLSMIETGKREPKLTQLQAIARALGVTIDALLEGEPLDERSAIEIALERAMKGQTFRALGIDPFRIAKSVPTDALRALLALHGEIDRLRDERAATPEEARRANVELRHLMRRQDNHFADLETKASEILAAVGHPGGPLTQRTASEIAAYLGFTLHYAPDLPQTTRSVADLAHGRLYLSSSVPAKGDARTAVLQALSSRILGHSEPRSYAEFLRQRVETNYLTGALLIPEAHVVPSLKDAKERRSISIEDLRDAYSVSYETAAHRFTNLATRHLDIPVHFLKVHESGTITKAYENDDVNFPTDRLGAIEGQMCCRRWTSRVVFDEDDRFNPYYQYTDTGNGTYWCTARVEASSEGLHSVSVGVRFDDTKWFVGRDTGHRGVSKHSVEVCCRQAPAELEERWRENSWPNVKTPRTLLATLPTGSFPGVDTTDVYEFLEAHAPR; translated from the coding sequence ATGACCCCTTCGACAGGCTCAGGGACCCCGGTCTCCGACGCGGAAGACACCGACGCCCTCACGATCGGTCGGCGCATCCGCCAGCTGCGTACCGCGCGGGGGCTGACGCTCGAGGATCTCGCGGCGGCCGTCGATCGCGCCCCGAGTCAGCTGTCGATGATCGAGACCGGCAAGCGCGAGCCCAAGCTGACGCAGCTGCAGGCCATCGCGCGGGCGCTCGGCGTCACGATCGATGCGCTCCTCGAGGGCGAGCCGCTCGACGAACGCAGCGCGATCGAGATCGCCCTGGAGCGAGCGATGAAGGGACAGACATTTCGGGCGCTCGGGATCGACCCGTTCCGGATCGCGAAGTCGGTGCCGACGGACGCGCTCAGAGCGCTCCTTGCCCTGCACGGCGAGATCGATCGGCTGCGCGACGAGCGTGCGGCCACGCCGGAGGAGGCGCGGCGGGCGAACGTCGAGCTGCGGCACCTCATGCGACGGCAGGACAACCACTTCGCCGACCTGGAGACGAAGGCGTCGGAGATCCTGGCGGCGGTCGGCCACCCCGGCGGTCCGCTGACCCAGCGCACGGCATCCGAGATCGCCGCCTACCTGGGGTTCACGCTGCATTACGCGCCCGATCTGCCGCAGACGACGCGCAGCGTCGCCGACCTCGCGCACGGACGCCTGTACCTGTCGAGCAGCGTGCCCGCCAAGGGGGATGCCCGGACCGCGGTGCTGCAGGCCCTGTCGAGCCGCATCCTGGGCCACTCCGAGCCCCGCAGCTATGCGGAGTTCCTCCGCCAGCGCGTCGAGACCAACTACCTGACCGGCGCACTCCTCATTCCCGAGGCGCACGTCGTCCCCTCGCTGAAGGATGCCAAGGAACGGCGCTCCATCTCGATCGAGGATCTGCGCGACGCGTACTCCGTCTCCTACGAGACGGCTGCGCACCGGTTCACCAACCTCGCGACGCGCCACCTCGACATCCCCGTGCACTTCCTCAAGGTGCACGAGTCGGGCACGATCACGAAGGCGTACGAGAACGACGACGTGAACTTCCCGACCGACCGCCTCGGCGCGATCGAGGGGCAGATGTGCTGCCGGCGCTGGACGAGCCGCGTCGTCTTCGACGAGGACGACCGCTTCAACCCGTACTACCAATACACCGACACCGGCAACGGCACGTACTGGTGCACGGCCAGGGTCGAGGCGTCGAGCGAGGGTCTGCACTCGGTGAGCGTTGGGGTGCGCTTCGACGACACGAAGTGGTTCGTCGGGCGCGACACCGGCCACCGCGGTGTGTCGAAGCACTCGGTCGAGGTGTGCTGCCGGCAGGCGCCTGCCGAACTCGAGGAGCGCTGGCGCGAGAACTCCTGGCCGAACGTGAAGACTCCCCGCACGCTGCTCGCGACGCTGCCGACGGGTTCGTTCCCCGGCGTCGACACGACCGACGTGTACGAGTTCCTCGAGGCGCACGCGCCCCGCTGA
- a CDS encoding APC family permease codes for MSSTNRATEPESGVTTGISTKGLSAGTIGLIGAVVIGISCIAPAYTFTAAVGPTASVVGAQIPAIILVGFIPMLLVAFGYRELNNRMPDSGTSFTWATRAFGPWIGWMAGWGLIVATILVLSNLAGVAVDFLFLLLSQITNNPDISALASNTWINIGVCLLFMLGATWVSYRDMQTTQKLQYWLVSFQILVLVFFAGAAIVQAVNGNGFDYQPFDLNWFNPFAISSFSAVAAGLSLSIFIFWGWDVTLTMNEETKDPEKTPGRAATLTVLTIVSLYLLLAVAMIMFAGVGTGDLGLGNEDIQENVFFHLSGPILGPLAFLVSLAVLTSSASSLQSTFVGPARTLLAMGHYGALPKSFAKVSPRFFTPGYATIVSAIVASAFYAVMRVVSEDTLWDTILTLGMMICFYYGITAFACVWYFRKQWFDSTRNFFFTFLFPLVGGVILAVLFFTTLIDSMDPAYGSGSQIGGVGIVFILGMLIIVVGIAVMIWQRVKRPAFFRGETLGIDAPPSLRRR; via the coding sequence ATGAGCAGCACGAATCGGGCGACGGAGCCCGAATCCGGTGTCACGACCGGCATCTCCACGAAGGGCCTGAGCGCCGGGACCATCGGCCTCATCGGCGCGGTCGTGATCGGGATCTCCTGCATCGCGCCGGCCTACACGTTCACGGCCGCTGTCGGGCCCACGGCATCCGTCGTCGGCGCGCAGATCCCCGCCATCATCCTCGTCGGCTTCATCCCGATGCTCCTGGTCGCCTTCGGCTATCGCGAGCTCAACAACCGGATGCCCGACTCCGGCACCTCCTTCACCTGGGCGACCAGGGCCTTCGGCCCGTGGATCGGCTGGATGGCCGGCTGGGGCCTCATCGTCGCGACGATCCTGGTGCTGTCCAATCTCGCCGGCGTCGCGGTCGACTTCCTGTTCCTGCTGCTGTCGCAGATCACGAACAATCCCGACATCTCGGCGCTCGCCAGCAACACCTGGATCAACATCGGGGTGTGTCTGCTGTTCATGCTCGGCGCGACGTGGGTCTCCTACCGCGACATGCAGACGACGCAGAAGCTGCAGTACTGGCTCGTGAGCTTCCAGATCCTGGTGCTCGTGTTCTTCGCCGGCGCCGCGATCGTGCAGGCGGTCAACGGCAACGGGTTCGACTATCAGCCGTTCGACCTCAACTGGTTCAACCCGTTCGCGATCTCGTCGTTCAGCGCCGTCGCCGCCGGGCTCTCGCTCTCGATCTTCATCTTCTGGGGCTGGGACGTCACCCTCACGATGAACGAGGAGACCAAGGACCCGGAGAAGACCCCGGGACGCGCAGCCACCCTGACCGTGCTCACGATCGTGTCGCTGTACCTGCTCCTCGCCGTCGCGATGATCATGTTCGCGGGCGTCGGCACCGGCGACCTCGGGCTCGGCAACGAGGACATCCAGGAGAACGTGTTCTTCCACCTGTCCGGTCCGATCCTCGGCCCGCTCGCGTTCCTCGTGTCGCTCGCCGTGCTCACCAGCTCCGCGTCGTCGCTGCAGTCGACCTTCGTGGGGCCGGCGCGCACGCTGCTGGCGATGGGCCACTACGGCGCTCTGCCGAAGTCGTTCGCCAAGGTCAGCCCGCGCTTCTTCACCCCGGGGTATGCGACCATCGTCTCGGCCATCGTGGCCTCCGCGTTCTACGCCGTCATGCGCGTGGTCAGCGAGGACACGCTGTGGGACACGATCCTCACCCTCGGCATGATGATCTGCTTCTACTACGGCATCACCGCGTTCGCGTGCGTCTGGTACTTCCGCAAGCAGTGGTTCGACTCGACGCGGAACTTCTTCTTCACGTTCCTGTTCCCGCTCGTCGGCGGCGTCATCCTCGCGGTGCTGTTCTTCACGACCCTGATCGACTCGATGGATCCGGCGTACGGCTCCGGATCGCAGATCGGCGGCGTCGGCATCGTCTTCATCCTCGGGATGCTCATCATCGTGGTGGGTATCGCGGTGATGATCTGGCAGCGGGTCAAGCGGCCCGCGTTCTTCCGCGGCGAGACCCTCGGCATCGACGCCCCGCCGAGCCTTCGCCGCCGCTGA
- a CDS encoding flavin monoamine oxidase family protein, with protein sequence MAEITRDVLIIGAGAAGLTAANDLRKAGLSVAVLEARDRVGGRLWTDVIEGAMLEIGGQWVSPDQDALKDAIEELGLETYSRYREGDSVYVGPDGQSHRFTGEMFPVAPETEAVIAEITERLDAMVAEIDPDRPWAHAKAEEWDTVTWDAWLRAQTDDDEAVRNLAFATGTAMLTKPTHSFSLLQSLLMAASAGSYSNLVDADFILDKRVVGGLQQVPQRLAERLGDDVLLNQPVRSLEWGPNGVKATTDDLTVSARYAILAHAPVLYSRISFVPPLPRRQHQMHQHLSMGFVIKVHAVYETPFWRKDGLSATAFSPYELVHEAYDNTNHGDERGTLVGFVSDANADGVFELSAEERKERILESLSHYYGDEAKNPVVYYESDWGSEEWTRGAYAASFDMGGLHRYGADLRTPVGPIHFACSDLAGAGYQHVDGAIRMGQLAASNIVDAIRDAGSAEDAV encoded by the coding sequence ATGGCTGAGATCACCCGCGATGTACTGATCATCGGCGCCGGAGCCGCAGGGCTCACGGCGGCGAACGACCTGCGCAAGGCCGGCCTCTCGGTCGCCGTGCTGGAAGCGCGGGACCGCGTCGGCGGTCGGCTGTGGACCGACGTGATCGAGGGCGCGATGCTCGAGATCGGCGGCCAGTGGGTCTCTCCGGATCAGGACGCGCTGAAGGATGCCATCGAGGAGCTGGGACTCGAGACGTACAGCCGCTATCGCGAGGGCGACAGCGTCTACGTGGGCCCCGACGGCCAGTCGCACCGCTTCACCGGCGAGATGTTCCCCGTGGCGCCCGAGACGGAAGCCGTGATCGCCGAGATCACCGAGCGTCTCGACGCCATGGTCGCCGAGATCGACCCGGATCGCCCCTGGGCGCACGCCAAGGCCGAGGAATGGGACACCGTCACGTGGGACGCCTGGCTGCGCGCGCAGACCGACGACGACGAGGCCGTACGCAACCTGGCCTTCGCCACCGGCACCGCGATGCTCACCAAGCCCACGCACTCGTTCTCGCTGCTGCAGTCGCTGCTGATGGCTGCATCCGCCGGCTCGTACTCGAACCTCGTCGACGCGGACTTCATCCTCGACAAGCGCGTCGTCGGCGGTCTGCAGCAGGTGCCGCAGCGTCTCGCCGAGCGTCTGGGCGACGACGTGCTGCTGAACCAGCCCGTGCGGAGCCTCGAATGGGGTCCGAACGGTGTGAAGGCGACGACCGACGACCTCACGGTCAGCGCCCGCTACGCGATCCTCGCCCACGCGCCGGTGCTCTACAGCCGCATCTCGTTCGTCCCGCCGCTCCCGCGCCGCCAGCACCAGATGCATCAGCATCTGTCGATGGGCTTCGTGATCAAGGTGCATGCCGTCTACGAGACGCCGTTCTGGCGGAAGGACGGCTTGAGCGCGACCGCGTTCAGCCCCTACGAGCTCGTGCACGAGGCGTACGACAACACCAACCACGGCGACGAGCGCGGCACTCTCGTCGGCTTCGTCTCGGACGCGAACGCCGACGGCGTCTTCGAGCTCTCCGCCGAGGAGCGCAAGGAGCGCATCCTCGAATCCCTCTCGCACTACTACGGCGACGAGGCCAAGAACCCGGTCGTCTACTACGAGAGCGACTGGGGCAGCGAGGAATGGACCCGCGGCGCCTACGCCGCGAGCTTCGACATGGGCGGCCTGCACCGCTACGGCGCGGACCTGCGCACCCCGGTCGGACCGATCCACTTCGCCTGCAGCGACCTGGCCGGCGCCGGATACCAGCACGTCGACGGGGCGATCCGCATGGGCCAGCTCGCCGCTTCGAACATCGTGGACGCGATCCGCGACGCCGGCTCCGCCGAGGACGCCGTCTGA
- the aceA gene encoding isocitrate lyase has protein sequence MTNTAATPAPRPAGLRAGDQVQTAAELREIWETDPRWDGVERTYTAEDVIRIRGSVREESTLAHRGAENLWNLLHTEDYVRALGAYTGGQAVQQVRAGLKAIYLSGWQVAADGNLAGQTYPDQSLYPANSVPAVVRRINNALIRQDQLEHAEALAGTGEITQDWLAPIVADAEAGFGGPLNAYELAQSLIQSGAAGIHWEDQLASEKKCGHLGGKVLVPTQQHIRTLNAARLAADVAGVPTVIIARTDALAADLLTSDVDERDQQFTTGERTTEGFYRIRPGIESVISRGLAFAPYADLLWVETGEPDIELAREFAAAIHAQFPGKLLAYNCSPSFNWKRHLSDAEIATFQQDLADLGYKFQFITLAGFHALNHSMFDLARGYAERAMSAYVELQEAEFAAEADGYTATKHQREAGTGYFDVISTALNPDSATLALAGSTEAAQFH, from the coding sequence ATGACGAACACCGCAGCAACCCCCGCACCTCGCCCCGCCGGACTGCGCGCCGGCGACCAGGTTCAGACGGCCGCGGAGCTCCGGGAGATCTGGGAGACCGACCCGCGCTGGGACGGCGTCGAGCGCACCTACACCGCGGAGGACGTCATCCGCATCCGCGGCTCCGTCCGCGAGGAGTCGACGCTCGCCCACCGCGGCGCCGAGAACCTGTGGAACCTCCTGCACACCGAGGACTACGTGCGAGCGCTCGGCGCCTACACCGGCGGTCAGGCCGTGCAGCAGGTCCGGGCGGGCCTCAAGGCCATCTACCTCTCGGGCTGGCAGGTCGCGGCCGACGGCAACCTCGCGGGCCAGACCTACCCCGACCAGTCGCTGTACCCGGCGAACTCGGTGCCTGCGGTCGTCCGCCGCATCAACAACGCCCTGATCCGCCAGGACCAGCTCGAGCACGCCGAGGCCCTTGCCGGCACGGGAGAGATCACCCAGGACTGGCTCGCCCCGATCGTCGCGGACGCCGAGGCCGGCTTCGGCGGTCCGCTGAACGCCTACGAGCTCGCGCAGTCGCTGATCCAGTCGGGTGCCGCCGGCATCCACTGGGAGGATCAGCTGGCGAGCGAGAAGAAGTGCGGGCACCTCGGCGGCAAGGTGCTGGTGCCCACGCAGCAGCACATCCGCACGCTGAACGCCGCGCGACTCGCTGCCGACGTCGCGGGCGTGCCCACGGTCATCATCGCCCGCACGGACGCCCTCGCCGCCGACCTGCTCACGAGCGACGTCGACGAGCGCGACCAGCAGTTCACCACCGGCGAGCGCACGACCGAGGGTTTCTACCGGATCCGCCCCGGCATCGAGTCGGTCATCAGCCGCGGACTCGCCTTCGCTCCCTACGCCGATCTGCTCTGGGTCGAGACCGGGGAACCCGACATCGAGCTCGCCCGCGAGTTCGCCGCCGCGATCCACGCGCAGTTCCCCGGGAAGCTCCTGGCCTACAACTGCTCTCCGAGCTTCAACTGGAAGCGGCACCTGTCGGACGCCGAGATCGCGACGTTCCAGCAGGACCTGGCCGACCTGGGCTACAAGTTCCAGTTCATCACCCTTGCCGGCTTCCACGCCCTGAACCACTCGATGTTCGACCTCGCCCGCGGCTACGCCGAACGCGCCATGAGCGCGTACGTCGAGCTGCAGGAGGCCGAGTTCGCCGCCGAGGCGGACGGCTACACCGCCACCAAGCACCAGCGCGAGGCGGGCACCGGCTACTTCGACGTCATCTCCACCGCGCTCAACCCCGACAGCGCGACCCTCGCCCTCGCCGGCTCCACCGAAGCCGCACAGTTCCACTGA
- the gabT gene encoding 4-aminobutyrate--2-oxoglutarate transaminase, whose protein sequence is MALLDTAAVAVPLGGPELPQERRLVTALPGPRSAEILARKADAVAAGVGHTVPVATVAAGGGVVVDADGNSLIDLGSGIAVTTVGNAHPKVAAAVAAQAAQFTHTCFMISPYESYIEVAEALNRVTPGDFAKKSALFNSGAEAVENAIKIARKHTGRQAVVAFDHGYHGRTNLTMALTAKSMPYKSGFGPFAPEVYRAPMSYPFRDGLAGPEAAARVILQLEKQIGADNLAAVIIEPIQGEGGFIVPAEGFLPAIVDWCRANGVVFIADEVQTGFARTGHMFASEIFGIEPDLITTAKGIAGGLPLAAVTGRAEIMDASHSGGLGGTYGGNPIACAAALAAIDVFENDGVIERAREIGTILTDRLTAIQQGDARVGEVRGHGAMIAAEFVDPETNAPDAALTAAVAKACIAQGVIVLTCGTYGNVIRFLPPLAIGDDLLNEGLDVVAAALAAA, encoded by the coding sequence ATGGCACTCCTCGACACCGCAGCTGTTGCAGTTCCCCTCGGCGGACCCGAGCTCCCTCAGGAGCGACGCCTCGTCACCGCGCTTCCCGGGCCGCGCTCGGCCGAGATCCTCGCGCGCAAGGCGGATGCCGTCGCCGCGGGTGTCGGCCACACCGTTCCCGTCGCGACCGTCGCCGCCGGCGGAGGCGTCGTGGTGGACGCGGACGGAAACTCGCTCATCGACCTCGGCTCCGGCATCGCGGTGACCACCGTCGGCAACGCGCACCCGAAGGTCGCCGCCGCCGTCGCGGCACAGGCAGCGCAGTTCACGCACACGTGCTTCATGATCTCGCCCTACGAGTCGTACATCGAGGTGGCGGAGGCGCTGAACCGGGTCACACCCGGCGACTTCGCCAAGAAGAGCGCCCTGTTCAACTCGGGCGCCGAAGCGGTCGAGAACGCGATCAAGATCGCCCGCAAGCACACCGGCCGCCAGGCTGTCGTCGCCTTCGACCACGGCTACCACGGGCGCACGAACCTGACCATGGCGCTCACCGCCAAGTCGATGCCGTACAAGAGCGGCTTCGGGCCGTTCGCGCCCGAGGTCTACCGTGCGCCGATGTCGTACCCGTTCCGCGACGGCCTCGCCGGCCCCGAGGCGGCGGCCCGCGTCATCCTCCAGCTCGAGAAGCAGATCGGCGCCGACAACCTCGCCGCGGTCATCATCGAGCCGATCCAGGGCGAGGGCGGATTCATCGTTCCCGCCGAGGGCTTCCTGCCCGCCATCGTCGACTGGTGCCGTGCGAACGGCGTGGTCTTCATCGCCGACGAGGTGCAGACCGGCTTCGCCCGCACGGGCCACATGTTCGCGAGCGAGATCTTCGGCATCGAGCCCGACCTCATCACCACGGCCAAGGGCATCGCGGGCGGTCTGCCGCTCGCCGCCGTCACCGGACGCGCCGAGATCATGGACGCCTCGCACTCCGGCGGCCTCGGCGGCACCTACGGCGGCAACCCGATCGCCTGTGCCGCGGCGCTCGCCGCGATCGACGTCTTCGAGAACGACGGCGTGATCGAGCGCGCCCGCGAGATCGGCACGATCCTCACGGACCGCCTCACGGCGATCCAGCAGGGCGACGCCCGCGTGGGCGAGGTGCGCGGTCACGGCGCCATGATCGCGGCCGAGTTCGTCGACCCCGAGACCAACGCTCCGGATGCGGCTCTCACGGCCGCCGTCGCGAAGGCCTGCATCGCGCAGGGCGTGATCGTCCTCACCTGCGGCACGTACGGCAACGTCATCCGGTTCCTGCCTCCGCTCGCGATCGGCGACGATCTGCTGAACGAAGGACTAGACGTCGTCGCAGCGGCCCTCGCCGCCGCCTGA
- a CDS encoding universal stress protein encodes MTGSVVVGYTATDTGADAAALGARLARSLGATLHLVIVLPNEGTRSAAVPPERAYEEHIRGQAKKWLADAIVRLPQELTRNGHVRFAESFAEGLIAAGEEFDARVIVVGAAGGGILGRHRLGSVASELLHSSTIPVALAPVGSAQQDDHVIPRVTVAVGTRPGADALLDEAVALAGDTGVDLRLVSLVPFDVPPGLDTGALRVVGDEHSQEVLAVASELLPDGRTAVVEKAPGDSVEDAVAHLSWLPGEVLLVGSSRLAQPRRLFLGSTAAKMLHELPVPMIVVPRTRAEAGVR; translated from the coding sequence ATGACCGGCTCGGTCGTCGTCGGCTACACCGCGACGGACACCGGAGCGGATGCCGCAGCACTCGGCGCCCGCCTCGCCCGCAGCCTCGGCGCGACGCTGCACCTCGTGATCGTGCTCCCGAACGAGGGCACGCGCAGCGCGGCGGTCCCGCCGGAGCGCGCCTACGAGGAGCACATCCGCGGCCAGGCGAAGAAGTGGCTCGCGGACGCGATCGTCCGGCTGCCGCAGGAGCTCACCCGCAACGGACATGTGCGCTTCGCCGAATCCTTCGCCGAGGGGCTCATCGCCGCCGGTGAGGAGTTCGATGCACGCGTGATCGTGGTCGGTGCAGCCGGAGGCGGCATCCTGGGTCGGCACCGACTCGGCAGCGTCGCCTCCGAGCTCCTGCACTCGTCGACCATCCCCGTCGCGCTCGCGCCGGTGGGCTCGGCTCAGCAGGACGATCACGTCATCCCGCGCGTCACGGTCGCCGTCGGCACCCGTCCGGGCGCCGATGCGCTGCTCGATGAGGCGGTGGCCCTCGCCGGCGACACCGGCGTCGACCTCCGTCTCGTGTCCCTCGTGCCGTTCGACGTCCCGCCGGGCCTCGACACGGGCGCGCTCCGCGTGGTCGGCGACGAGCATTCGCAGGAGGTTCTCGCGGTCGCCTCGGAGCTGCTGCCCGACGGCCGCACCGCCGTGGTCGAGAAGGCACCGGGAGACAGCGTGGAGGATGCCGTCGCGCACCTCTCCTGGCTCCCCGGCGAGGTCCTCCTCGTCGGCTCCAGCCGGCTCGCCCAGCCGCGCCGGCTGTTCCTGGGCTCCACGGCAGCGAAGATGCTGCACGAGCTGCCCGTTCCGATGATCGTCGTCCCGCGCACCCGCGCCGAAGCAGGAGTCCGCTGA
- a CDS encoding PucR family transcriptional regulator — protein MAAAEEPTLRALLRRRDLGLTLVSREDDLPESALDRSLRWVHSSDLEDPTPFLSEDLALLTTGRQFDEQGDIDMYVGRLADRGVLGLGFGTEVHRSGIPEELIHACAARGMPLFEVPYRTPFIAVARAHSEAIAAQAYARRSWALDTQRALALAALRPHGLDATIAELGRRLDVWAGMFDAAGALLSSHPRDGVEPDVLDDLGERVIEILTRGLEAGQSLTIEHRTFTLFTVGRGGHLRGVIALAVDVLDAEARSVVTSVIAMAGLAMEQSEQLARSRRRLHAQLLGSLLADDPGLARRVLGGLPPAPMIVAVAADAPAGPLTDWWERHRSEHGTPFFLAESEDGVTLCLSAGDEHLLDEIAVRFGIRVGVSDPEGYDAFSRAHAQALTALRQQGERGAVRYADTVGSSILTALATDEARLVAESRLAPLREHDARTGSDLERSLRTWLEHDARAESAATALGVHRHTLRSRIAQAGGMLGIDLSSFPARAELWTLLQTARD, from the coding sequence ATGGCCGCTGCCGAAGAGCCCACGCTGCGGGCCCTGCTGCGCCGTCGCGACCTCGGGCTCACCCTGGTCTCGCGCGAGGACGACCTCCCGGAGAGCGCGCTCGACCGGTCGCTGCGGTGGGTGCACAGCTCGGATCTCGAGGACCCCACGCCGTTCCTCTCCGAAGACCTGGCCCTGCTGACCACGGGCCGGCAGTTCGACGAGCAGGGCGACATCGACATGTACGTCGGGCGGCTCGCCGATCGCGGGGTGCTCGGACTCGGCTTCGGCACCGAGGTGCACCGCTCCGGCATCCCCGAGGAGCTCATCCACGCCTGCGCCGCGCGCGGGATGCCGCTGTTCGAGGTCCCGTACCGCACACCGTTCATCGCCGTCGCCCGCGCGCACTCCGAGGCCATCGCCGCACAGGCCTATGCCCGCCGATCGTGGGCACTCGACACGCAGCGCGCACTCGCCCTGGCCGCGCTCCGCCCGCACGGGCTCGACGCGACCATCGCCGAGCTCGGCCGGCGTCTCGACGTGTGGGCCGGGATGTTCGACGCCGCCGGAGCACTGCTCAGCTCGCATCCACGCGATGGGGTCGAACCGGACGTGCTCGACGACCTCGGCGAGCGCGTCATCGAGATCCTGACCCGCGGACTCGAGGCCGGCCAGTCGCTCACCATCGAGCACCGCACCTTCACGCTCTTCACCGTCGGGCGGGGCGGACACCTCCGCGGCGTCATCGCGCTCGCGGTCGACGTGCTCGACGCGGAGGCGCGCTCGGTCGTGACGTCGGTCATCGCGATGGCGGGACTGGCCATGGAGCAGAGCGAGCAGCTGGCACGGAGCCGCCGTCGGCTGCACGCCCAGCTGCTCGGCTCGCTCCTCGCCGACGATCCGGGATTGGCCAGGCGCGTCCTCGGCGGTCTCCCGCCCGCCCCGATGATCGTCGCGGTGGCGGCCGATGCGCCGGCAGGTCCCCTGACCGACTGGTGGGAACGGCACCGCTCCGAGCACGGCACACCCTTCTTCCTCGCCGAGTCCGAGGACGGCGTGACGCTCTGCCTGTCCGCGGGCGACGAGCACCTCCTCGATGAGATCGCCGTGCGTTTCGGCATCCGCGTCGGCGTCTCCGACCCGGAGGGCTACGACGCCTTCTCGCGCGCGCACGCGCAGGCGCTCACGGCGCTCCGGCAGCAGGGCGAGCGCGGCGCGGTGAGGTACGCCGACACCGTGGGCTCGAGCATCCTCACCGCTCTCGCGACCGACGAGGCGCGCCTGGTGGCGGAGTCCCGTCTGGCACCGCTGCGCGAGCACGACGCGCGGACGGGCTCCGACCTCGAGCGCTCGCTGCGCACCTGGCTGGAGCACGACGCGCGCGCGGAGTCCGCCGCCACCGCGCTCGGCGTGCATCGGCACACCCTCCGCTCCCGCATCGCGCAGGCCGGCGGGATGCTCGGGATCGACCTGTCGTCGTTCCCCGCGCGCGCCGAGCTCTGGACCCTGCTGCAGACCGCGCGGGACTGA